One Avibacterium avium genomic window carries:
- a CDS encoding hotdog fold thioesterase produces the protein MKIWKKHFTLEQLNQFNAHCAVAHLGIQFSAQGNDWLEATMPVDQRTTQPMGFLHGGISAALAETVASMAGFCCVEEKQAVVGLEINASHLRPVREGLVTARATPIRLGKTTQFWQIDIKDQADKLCCFAKLTLSVVNQ, from the coding sequence ATGAAAATTTGGAAAAAACACTTTACTTTAGAACAACTTAATCAATTTAACGCACATTGTGCCGTAGCCCATTTAGGCATTCAATTTAGCGCCCAAGGGAACGATTGGCTAGAAGCCACAATGCCTGTTGATCAGCGCACCACTCAACCAATGGGCTTTTTACACGGCGGAATTTCTGCAGCGTTGGCGGAAACCGTTGCGTCAATGGCAGGATTTTGCTGCGTAGAAGAAAAGCAAGCTGTGGTTGGATTAGAGATTAACGCCAGCCATCTTCGCCCTGTGCGTGAAGGCCTGGTAACCGCCAGAGCCACCCCTATTCGCTTAGGCAAAACCACTCAATTTTGGCAAATTGACATTAAAGATCAAGCGGATAAACTATGCTGCTTTGCAAAACTCACATTAAGCGTGGTGAATCAATGA
- the ccmD gene encoding heme exporter protein CcmD, giving the protein MFFESVSDFLNMGGYGFYVWLSYGVSFLAIAGLILQGVMSKKKLISEIKREQQRAQYEQNRRTGESL; this is encoded by the coding sequence ATGTTTTTTGAATCTGTGAGTGATTTTCTGAATATGGGGGGCTACGGTTTTTACGTTTGGCTTTCTTATGGCGTTTCTTTCTTAGCCATTGCAGGTTTGATCTTGCAAGGCGTAATGAGCAAGAAAAAACTTATTAGTGAAATTAAACGCGAACAACAACGCGCGCAATATGAACAAAATCGCAGAACAGGAGAAAGCCTATGA
- a CDS encoding cytochrome c-type biogenesis protein, translated as MRKIPYFFTALLFCAITAKAAIEVRNFASAQQEQDYQSLTQELRCPQCQNNNIADSNATIAVDMREKVYELLSQGQSKQQVVDYMVQRYGNFVTYNPPLTPATVLLWAVPVCLVLFGGILVLRRKPKKQPQAKQSAVQINDENLTQAEQQRLQQLLKDKE; from the coding sequence ATGCGAAAAATTCCTTATTTTTTCACCGCACTTTTATTTTGTGCCATCACGGCAAAGGCAGCCATTGAAGTGCGAAATTTTGCTTCAGCGCAGCAGGAACAGGATTACCAAAGCCTAACCCAAGAGCTACGTTGCCCGCAATGTCAGAACAATAATATTGCTGATTCCAACGCCACCATTGCCGTGGATATGCGTGAGAAAGTCTATGAATTGCTCAGCCAAGGGCAAAGCAAACAGCAAGTGGTGGATTATATGGTACAACGTTACGGCAATTTTGTTACCTACAATCCACCGCTCACACCGGCTACGGTGTTACTTTGGGCTGTGCCAGTTTGCCTTGTGCTGTTCGGCGGCATTTTAGTGTTACGCCGTAAACCGAAAAAACAACCACAGGCAAAACAAAGTGCGGTGCAAATTAATGATGAAAATTTAACCCAAGCGGAACAGCAACGTTTACAACAATTATTAAAGGATAAGGAATAA
- a CDS encoding heme ABC transporter permease, giving the protein MWKWLHPYAKSETQYHLCGKFIPWFVVLSTLLIGTALVWGLAYAPADYQQGNSFRIMYIHVPAAIWSMSIYVSMAIAGVIGLVWQIRQAHLSIIAMAPIGTVFTFIALATGAIWGKPMWGTWWVWDARLTASLILFFLYLGVIALYSAFQDRTTGMKAAAILSIVGVINIPIIHFSVEWWNTLHQGASITKFEKPSIATPMLIPLILSIFGFMALTICLTLVRYRLALLNDEKKRPWVKALVSQQKI; this is encoded by the coding sequence ATGTGGAAATGGCTTCACCCTTATGCCAAATCAGAAACCCAATACCATTTATGCGGAAAATTTATTCCTTGGTTTGTGGTGCTTTCAACCTTATTAATTGGCACCGCTTTAGTTTGGGGCTTGGCGTATGCGCCAGCAGATTATCAGCAAGGCAACAGCTTTCGCATTATGTATATCCACGTTCCAGCGGCGATTTGGTCAATGAGCATTTATGTTTCAATGGCGATTGCGGGCGTGATTGGTTTGGTGTGGCAAATTCGCCAAGCGCATCTTTCTATTATCGCAATGGCGCCAATCGGCACGGTGTTCACCTTTATCGCCTTGGCAACAGGCGCAATTTGGGGCAAACCAATGTGGGGAACTTGGTGGGTGTGGGACGCGCGCCTCACCGCATCATTAATCTTATTTTTCTTATATTTAGGCGTAATTGCGCTGTATTCCGCATTCCAAGATCGCACAACAGGAATGAAAGCGGCAGCGATTTTATCTATTGTGGGTGTGATCAATATTCCAATTATTCACTTTTCAGTGGAATGGTGGAACACCTTGCACCAAGGGGCGAGCATCACAAAATTTGAAAAGCCGTCTATCGCCACGCCAATGCTAATTCCATTAATTTTATCGATTTTCGGTTTTATGGCATTAACCATTTGCTTAACCTTAGTGCGTTACCGCTTAGCGTTATTAAATGATGAGAAAAAACGCCCTTGGGTGAAAGCGTTAGTCAGTCAGCAAAAAATTTAA
- the ccmB gene encoding heme exporter protein CcmB, with the protein MRIFSQIIKRELRIAMRKQTEILNPLWFFLIIITLFPLVIGPEPKLLAEIAPGVAWVAALLSALLSFERLFRDDFIDGSLEQLMLSSQHLALTALAKVVAHWLLTGLPLILLSPIAALLLSLDSHIWWALVLTLLLGTPILSCLGAIGVALIVGLRKGGVLLSLLVLPLFIPVLIFSASVLEAAALALPYNGQLAILGAMLCAALTLSPFAIAGALRISLE; encoded by the coding sequence ATGAGAATATTTAGTCAAATCATCAAACGAGAACTTCGCATTGCAATGCGAAAACAAACGGAAATTCTTAATCCGTTGTGGTTCTTTTTGATTATCATCACCCTATTTCCGCTGGTTATCGGGCCTGAGCCGAAATTGCTGGCAGAAATCGCCCCTGGTGTGGCTTGGGTGGCAGCACTGCTTTCTGCCTTGCTTTCTTTTGAACGTTTGTTTCGCGATGATTTTATTGACGGCTCGCTGGAGCAATTAATGCTCAGCTCACAACATTTAGCCTTAACCGCTTTGGCGAAAGTGGTGGCGCATTGGTTATTAACCGGCTTGCCGCTCATTTTACTTTCACCCATTGCGGCATTATTGCTTTCTTTGGATAGCCATATTTGGTGGGCGTTGGTGCTAACTTTATTACTCGGCACGCCGATTTTAAGCTGCCTTGGCGCGATCGGTGTGGCGCTCATTGTTGGGCTGCGCAAAGGCGGCGTGTTGCTGAGTTTATTAGTGTTACCTTTATTTATTCCAGTGTTGATTTTTTCTGCGTCCGTCCTTGAAGCCGCCGCGCTTGCCTTGCCTTATAACGGGCAACTTGCTATTTTGGGCGCAATGTTATGTGCGGCACTGACCTTATCGCCTTTTGCCATTGCGGGGGCATTACGAATTAGCCTTGAATAA
- the hemH gene encoding ferrochelatase, whose translation MNRQKIGVILANLGTPDAPEPKALSRYLWQFLTDPRVVDLPRWQWWPLLKCVILPRRSRRVAETYRSVWTEQGSPLLLISKQQQQQLQHYFDQQGINALVEIGMTYGNPSMQSAVENLLKNQVDKIIVLPLYPQYSSTTTAAVLDCFAQSLKSIRGLVPFEFIHSYHLDEQYIDTLAQSIKAKMKPDEFLLFSYHGIPLRYEQEGDYYREHCKQTTIAVVDRLGLKENQWQLCFQSRFGREEWLQPYTDHFLQNATKNQGIEKVAVICPGFSADCLETLEEIEVENRDIFLHNGGKSFQYIPALNAEPAHIEMMAKLVLARIS comes from the coding sequence ATGAACAGACAAAAAATCGGCGTCATTCTTGCTAACTTAGGCACGCCAGACGCTCCAGAACCCAAAGCCCTTTCACGCTATTTATGGCAATTTCTCACCGATCCACGCGTGGTAGATCTACCCCGCTGGCAATGGTGGCCGCTATTAAAATGCGTGATTTTACCTCGCCGTTCCAGACGTGTGGCAGAAACCTACCGCAGTGTTTGGACAGAACAAGGCTCGCCATTATTGCTGATTTCTAAACAGCAACAGCAACAATTACAGCACTATTTCGATCAACAAGGCATTAATGCTCTTGTGGAAATTGGAATGACTTATGGCAATCCTTCAATGCAAAGTGCGGTGGAAAATTTACTCAAAAATCAAGTGGATAAAATCATTGTGCTGCCGCTTTATCCGCAATACAGCAGCACTACAACGGCAGCAGTATTGGATTGCTTTGCCCAATCATTAAAATCCATTCGTGGGCTTGTTCCGTTTGAGTTTATCCATTCTTATCATCTTGATGAACAATATATTGATACACTTGCACAATCTATTAAAGCTAAAATGAAACCCGATGAATTCCTGCTCTTTTCTTATCACGGTATTCCATTACGTTATGAACAAGAAGGGGATTATTATCGCGAGCATTGTAAACAAACCACCATCGCCGTGGTAGATCGCCTTGGACTAAAAGAAAACCAGTGGCAACTTTGCTTTCAATCCCGTTTCGGCCGTGAAGAATGGCTGCAGCCTTATACAGATCATTTTTTACAAAATGCCACAAAAAACCAAGGCATTGAAAAAGTCGCCGTCATCTGCCCTGGTTTCTCTGCGGATTGTTTAGAAACGTTGGAAGAAATTGAAGTAGAAAACCGCGACATTTTCCTGCATAACGGCGGAAAATCTTTCCAATATATCCCTGCCCTTAACGCAGAACCCGCTCATATTGAAATGATGGCCAAACTCGTACTTGCGAGGATTAGCTAA
- a CDS encoding heme lyase CcmF/NrfE family subunit, giving the protein MIAELGNYALALSLGVSLLLAFFPLYGAEKNNAQLMALARPMTYGLFFSLTLAFASLFYLFATNDFSVQYVVNNSNTNLPLAYRLSAVWGSHEGSLLLWIWLLTLWSAAVAFFSKPLPQEAVARVLGVMGVITIGFLIFVLFTSNPFDRTFPDFPVEGRELNPLLQDVGLIFHPPLLYMGYVGFSVAFAFSIASLMTGKLDTAWARWSRPWTMAAWVFLTLGIVLGSWWAYYELGWGGWWFWDPVENASLMPWLAGTALLHSLAVTEKRGSFKAWTVLLAILAFSLCLLGTFLVRSGILVSVHAFASDPTRGLYILAYLIVVIGGSLTLYAYKGNRIRSRDNAERYSRETMLLLNNILLMTALAVVFLGTLLPLVHKQLGLGSISIGAPFFDQMFLYIMIPFALLLGIGPLVKWRRDQFSAIRTPVIISLILMLIAGFVLPYWLQDRITATSVLGVMMSVIITVLALYELQQRATHRHNFFVGLSKLSRSHWGMVLAHLGVAMTVWGIAFSQNYSIERDVRMNVGDSIDIAGYDFKFQGISDANGPNYLGGKAEIEISKNGKYETTLYAEKRFYTVSKMSMTEAAIDWGFSRDLYVALGESLGNGAWALRLYYKPFIRWIWFGGVFMALGGLLCMLDRRYRFKQLLTKAQTE; this is encoded by the coding sequence ATGATCGCAGAATTAGGAAACTATGCGTTAGCCTTGAGTTTGGGCGTTTCCCTACTGTTGGCGTTTTTCCCTTTATATGGCGCAGAAAAAAATAACGCGCAGCTAATGGCTTTGGCGCGCCCAATGACTTATGGGCTATTTTTCAGCCTAACCTTAGCCTTTGCCAGTTTATTTTATTTATTCGCCACCAACGATTTTTCCGTGCAATATGTGGTGAATAATTCTAATACCAACTTGCCGTTGGCTTACCGCTTATCCGCCGTGTGGGGCTCGCACGAAGGATCGCTATTGCTATGGATTTGGTTGCTTACTTTATGGAGTGCAGCGGTTGCCTTTTTCAGCAAGCCATTACCGCAAGAAGCGGTCGCACGTGTGCTGGGGGTAATGGGCGTGATTACCATTGGTTTCTTAATTTTTGTCTTATTTACCTCCAACCCATTTGATCGCACCTTCCCTGATTTCCCTGTGGAGGGGCGAGAATTAAATCCGCTGTTACAAGATGTCGGCTTGATTTTCCACCCGCCGTTACTTTATATGGGCTATGTGGGCTTTTCCGTGGCGTTTGCCTTTTCCATTGCGTCATTAATGACAGGCAAACTAGACACCGCCTGGGCAAGATGGTCGCGCCCTTGGACAATGGCGGCTTGGGTTTTCTTAACCTTAGGGATCGTTCTCGGCTCTTGGTGGGCGTATTACGAACTTGGCTGGGGCGGCTGGTGGTTCTGGGATCCAGTAGAAAACGCGTCACTAATGCCTTGGTTGGCAGGAACGGCATTATTACATTCTCTTGCGGTAACCGAAAAGCGTGGCTCGTTTAAGGCTTGGACAGTATTACTCGCGATTTTAGCCTTTTCCCTTTGCTTGCTCGGTACATTCCTTGTGCGCTCGGGCATTTTGGTTTCTGTTCACGCTTTTGCGTCCGATCCAACCCGTGGGCTTTATATTTTGGCTTATTTGATCGTGGTGATTGGCGGCTCGCTCACCCTGTATGCTTACAAAGGCAACCGAATTCGCTCAAGAGATAACGCCGAGCGTTATTCCCGTGAAACAATGTTATTGCTCAATAATATCCTATTAATGACCGCGCTTGCGGTGGTCTTTTTAGGTACATTATTGCCTTTGGTGCATAAACAACTTGGCTTGGGTAGTATTTCTATTGGCGCACCGTTCTTCGATCAAATGTTCCTATACATTATGATTCCTTTTGCCTTATTACTTGGCATTGGGCCTTTGGTGAAATGGCGCAGAGATCAATTTTCTGCCATTAGAACGCCAGTGATTATCAGCCTAATTTTGATGCTAATTGCTGGTTTTGTGCTGCCTTATTGGTTACAAGATCGTATCACCGCAACCTCCGTGCTTGGCGTGATGATGTCGGTGATTATCACTGTATTGGCATTATACGAATTACAACAGCGCGCCACGCACCGCCACAATTTCTTTGTGGGGCTAAGCAAACTTTCTCGTTCCCATTGGGGAATGGTGTTGGCGCATCTTGGTGTAGCGATGACCGTTTGGGGCATTGCCTTTAGCCAAAACTACAGCATTGAACGTGATGTGCGAATGAACGTGGGCGATAGCATTGACATTGCGGGTTATGATTTCAAATTCCAAGGCATTAGTGATGCCAATGGCCCGAATTATCTCGGCGGCAAAGCGGAAATTGAAATCAGCAAAAACGGCAAATATGAAACTACATTATATGCTGAAAAACGTTTTTATACCGTGAGTAAAATGTCAATGACAGAAGCAGCGATTGACTGGGGCTTTAGTCGCGATCTTTATGTGGCATTAGGCGAAAGCCTTGGCAATGGCGCGTGGGCATTGCGTTTATACTACAAACCGTTTATCCGTTGGATTTGGTTCGGCGGCGTATTTATGGCGTTAGGTGGCTTGCTCTGTATGCTTGACAGACGTTACCGTTTCAAACAGTTATTAACCAAAGCTCAAACAGAATAA
- a CDS encoding DsbE family thiol:disulfide interchange protein, translating to MNKKYAIPLILFLALTIAFFVQLQRNSNGDDPKALESALVGKPVPAATFQDLFENKTHDQGIFQQGKPILLNVWATWCPTCYAEHQYLNQLHSQGVTIIGVDYKDKTDKAIKWLKDLGNPYQLVIKDEKGSFGLDLGVYGAPETFIIDGKGIIHYRYAGDVNEKVWQSTLQPIYQKLMEQK from the coding sequence ATGAATAAAAAATATGCTATTCCTTTGATTTTATTTTTAGCACTAACCATCGCCTTTTTCGTGCAATTACAACGGAATTCCAACGGTGATGATCCTAAAGCCTTGGAAAGTGCTTTAGTGGGCAAGCCCGTGCCAGCAGCAACTTTTCAAGATCTGTTTGAGAATAAAACGCACGATCAAGGCATTTTCCAACAAGGTAAACCGATCTTATTGAATGTGTGGGCGACTTGGTGTCCCACTTGCTATGCAGAGCATCAATATTTGAATCAGCTCCATTCACAAGGGGTAACCATTATCGGTGTGGATTACAAAGATAAAACGGACAAAGCCATTAAATGGCTGAAAGATCTGGGCAATCCTTATCAGCTTGTGATTAAAGATGAAAAAGGATCGTTCGGGCTGGATTTGGGTGTATATGGCGCGCCAGAAACTTTCATTATTGATGGCAAAGGTATCATTCATTATCGCTATGCAGGGGACGTGAACGAAAAAGTATGGCAAAGCACCTTGCAGCCAATTTATCAAAAATTAATGGAACAAAAATAA
- the leuA gene encoding 2-isopropylmalate synthase → MQDQVIIFDTTLRDGEQALKASLTVKEKLQIAFALERLGVDVMEVGFPVSSAGDFESVRTIAENIKNSRVCALSRAVDKDIDVAAEALKVAEAFRIHTFIATSALHVEAKLRRTFDDVVEMAINAVKRARRYTDDVEFSCEDAGRTGIDNICRIVEAAIKAGATTVNIPDTVGYCLPMEYGNIIANVMNRVPNIDKAVISVHCHNDLGMATANSLTAVQNGARQIECTVNGIGERAGNTALEEVVMAIKTRQALFGVDTRINTQEIHRVSQMVSQLCNMPIQPNKAIVGSNAFAHSSGIHQDGMVKNKNTYEIMSPETIGLKKEKLNLTARSGRAAVKNHMDSMGYQENEYDLDKLYEAFLKLADKKGQVFDYDLEALAFIDMQQGDEDRLTLDVITSQMISHLPASAFVQVELDGEKLSQVSSGGNGPVDAVFNAILKITNIDLKMLNYNLTAKGEGAEALGQVDIVVEHKGRRFHGVGLATDIVESSARALIHAINAIYRSHKVENLKLSKNAIN, encoded by the coding sequence ATGCAAGATCAAGTGATTATCTTTGACACCACCTTACGCGATGGTGAACAAGCGTTGAAAGCCAGTTTGACAGTAAAAGAAAAATTACAAATCGCTTTTGCCCTTGAGCGTCTTGGCGTGGACGTAATGGAAGTGGGCTTCCCAGTGTCTTCCGCGGGGGATTTTGAATCCGTCCGTACCATTGCGGAAAACATTAAAAATAGCCGAGTTTGTGCCTTATCACGCGCGGTAGATAAAGATATTGATGTGGCGGCAGAAGCGTTAAAAGTGGCAGAAGCCTTTCGTATTCATACTTTCATTGCCACTTCCGCCTTGCACGTTGAAGCTAAATTACGCCGCACGTTTGATGATGTGGTAGAAATGGCGATTAACGCCGTAAAACGCGCGCGCCGTTATACCGATGATGTAGAATTTTCTTGCGAAGATGCAGGGCGTACAGGCATTGATAATATTTGTCGTATTGTGGAAGCTGCCATTAAAGCAGGGGCGACCACAGTGAATATTCCTGATACCGTGGGTTATTGCTTGCCAATGGAATATGGCAATATTATCGCTAATGTAATGAACCGTGTGCCGAATATTGATAAAGCAGTGATTTCTGTGCATTGCCACAATGATTTGGGTATGGCAACAGCAAATTCATTAACTGCGGTACAAAATGGCGCGCGACAAATTGAATGTACGGTAAATGGTATTGGTGAGCGTGCAGGTAACACCGCTTTGGAAGAAGTGGTAATGGCGATTAAAACGCGTCAAGCCTTGTTTGGCGTGGATACACGCATTAATACGCAGGAAATCCACCGCGTCAGCCAAATGGTTAGCCAATTATGCAATATGCCAATTCAGCCAAATAAAGCCATTGTCGGCTCGAATGCTTTCGCCCATTCTTCGGGCATTCACCAAGACGGTATGGTGAAAAATAAAAACACCTATGAAATTATGTCGCCAGAAACCATCGGCTTGAAAAAAGAAAAATTGAATTTGACTGCCCGTTCTGGTCGTGCGGCGGTGAAAAACCATATGGATTCAATGGGTTATCAAGAAAATGAATATGATTTGGATAAATTATACGAAGCTTTCTTAAAACTCGCCGATAAAAAAGGCCAAGTGTTCGATTATGACTTAGAGGCCCTTGCCTTTATTGATATGCAACAAGGCGATGAAGATCGCTTAACCTTAGACGTGATTACTTCACAAATGATCAGCCATTTGCCTGCTTCCGCCTTTGTGCAAGTGGAACTAGACGGTGAGAAATTAAGCCAAGTATCCAGCGGCGGTAATGGCCCTGTGGACGCAGTGTTTAACGCTATCTTGAAAATCACCAATATTGATTTAAAAATGTTGAACTATAACTTAACCGCGAAAGGGGAAGGGGCTGAAGCGCTCGGGCAAGTAGATATTGTGGTGGAACATAAAGGACGCCGTTTCCACGG
- the ccmA gene encoding cytochrome c biogenesis heme-transporting ATPase CcmA — protein MSIINQLQLEQIACQRGDKTLFTDLSLTWQSGDFVQIEGHNGIGKTSLLRILVDLAPPLAGQVCWNGQAIKQCREDYYYQLLYLGHHAGIKPELTPWENLKFYQAISQCQQGEEALWQALEKVGLIGREDIVAGQLSAGQQRRIALARLWLSQAPLWILDEPFTAIDKKGVGVLTQLFERHVANGGMVILTSHQEIPSQALQRLDLEKYKANTAE, from the coding sequence ATGTCAATAATCAATCAATTACAGCTCGAACAAATTGCCTGCCAGCGTGGTGATAAAACCCTGTTTACGGATTTATCGCTTACTTGGCAAAGTGGTGATTTTGTGCAGATTGAAGGACATAACGGCATTGGCAAAACCAGCTTGTTACGCATTTTAGTTGACCTTGCACCGCCTTTGGCAGGGCAAGTGTGTTGGAATGGGCAGGCGATCAAACAATGCCGCGAAGATTATTATTACCAACTGTTGTATTTAGGCCATCACGCAGGCATTAAGCCAGAGTTGACCCCTTGGGAAAATTTGAAATTTTATCAAGCCATTAGTCAATGTCAGCAAGGGGAAGAGGCGCTTTGGCAAGCGCTAGAAAAAGTGGGCTTGATTGGGCGCGAAGACATTGTTGCAGGGCAACTTTCCGCAGGGCAGCAAAGACGCATTGCCCTTGCTCGTTTATGGCTGTCGCAAGCACCGCTATGGATTTTAGACGAGCCTTTCACTGCCATTGATAAAAAAGGCGTGGGCGTTTTAACCCAACTGTTTGAACGGCACGTTGCCAATGGGGGAATGGTGATTTTAACCAGCCATCAGGAAATCCCAAGCCAAGCCTTGCAACGCCTTGATTTAGAAAAATACAAAGCCAATACAGCCGAGTAG
- the ccmE gene encoding cytochrome c maturation protein CcmE, whose amino-acid sequence MNPRRKSRLTIVLFVLIGVAVASSLVLYALRQNIDLFYTPTEVIYGKNDDAETKPKVGQRIRVGGMVVAGTVKRDDKSLKVVFDLNDIGPSITVEYEGILPDLFREGQGIVAQGVLKTPTLLEASEVLAKHDENYVPPELGEQMKKVHKPMGISDLTGESERDRQEKQEGK is encoded by the coding sequence ATGAATCCAAGACGTAAATCGCGCTTAACCATTGTGTTATTTGTATTAATTGGCGTGGCAGTGGCGTCATCACTGGTGCTGTATGCGTTGCGTCAAAATATTGATTTATTTTACACCCCAACGGAAGTGATCTACGGTAAAAATGACGATGCAGAAACCAAACCGAAAGTAGGGCAGCGTATCCGTGTTGGCGGAATGGTGGTGGCAGGCACGGTGAAACGTGATGACAAAAGCCTGAAAGTGGTGTTTGATCTCAACGATATTGGGCCTTCGATCACCGTGGAATATGAAGGTATTTTGCCCGATTTATTCCGTGAAGGGCAGGGCATTGTGGCACAAGGCGTGCTAAAAACACCAACGCTGTTGGAAGCAAGTGAAGTGTTAGCGAAACACGATGAAAATTATGTGCCGCCAGAATTAGGTGAGCAAATGAAAAAAGTGCATAAACCAATGGGTATTTCAGATTTAACGGGCGAAAGCGAGCGTGATCGTCAAGAAAAACAAGAAGGTAAATAA
- the ccmI gene encoding c-type cytochrome biogenesis protein CcmI: MNFWLISFAITLIVALICFYPLLFSGKQALDSNKRNKLNKAFYFNRLKEIEEDEQQGLIENASQLRTELQQSLLQDIPESEPQPQDRKQYGKIWFVSGFLTLAILAGLGYMKAGAWQQEAMMENTLQKLPHFYERLKEEESNPMSDQELQQFATALRLKLQKEPNNAADWWTLGQIAMNLDKARLAYDSYARAVKLDPENIEYQLSYARILMFSDDQTDKNKGMDLLKGVLRKDHSNLQALGLLAFQYFENEEYKMAAVTWAMMLRLIPENDPRVALLEKSIRAARDAQEEKEKAE, encoded by the coding sequence ATGAATTTTTGGCTTATCAGTTTTGCGATCACCCTTATTGTGGCGCTAATTTGTTTTTATCCTTTATTATTTTCAGGCAAACAAGCGCTTGACAGCAACAAGCGTAACAAGCTAAATAAAGCCTTTTATTTCAATCGCTTGAAAGAAATTGAAGAAGATGAACAGCAAGGTTTAATTGAAAACGCCTCGCAGTTACGTACGGAATTACAGCAATCCTTATTACAAGATATTCCCGAAAGCGAACCGCAGCCACAAGATCGCAAGCAATACGGCAAAATTTGGTTTGTATCGGGCTTCTTGACATTGGCGATTTTAGCGGGCTTAGGCTATATGAAAGCGGGGGCGTGGCAACAAGAAGCAATGATGGAAAACACCTTGCAAAAACTACCGCACTTTTATGAACGTTTAAAGGAAGAAGAAAGCAATCCAATGAGCGACCAAGAATTGCAACAATTTGCCACCGCCTTGCGCTTAAAATTGCAAAAAGAACCCAACAACGCGGCGGACTGGTGGACGCTTGGGCAAATTGCAATGAATCTGGATAAGGCACGTTTAGCCTATGACAGCTACGCCCGTGCGGTAAAATTAGATCCTGAAAATATCGAATATCAGCTTTCCTATGCGCGCATTTTAATGTTTTCCGATGACCAAACGGATAAGAACAAAGGAATGGATTTGCTCAAAGGCGTTCTGCGCAAAGATCACAGCAACCTACAAGCCCTTGGTTTACTCGCGTTCCAATATTTTGAAAACGAAGAATACAAAATGGCCGCAGTAACTTGGGCGATGATGTTACGCCTAATCCCCGAAAACGATCCAAGAGTCGCCCTGCTTGAAAAAAGCATCCGCGCCGCCCGCGATGCACAAGAAGAAAAGGAAAAGGCGGAGTAG